The stretch of DNA ACGGATGCCATCGACCAAGCCGCCATTGGCGTGCGTGGCATGATCAAACTCGCGGTCGAGGAGATCACCGATGCCACCGCAGCATCGGTTGCGGGTGCCCGACTCATCCAGATGAGCCTCCTCGGGTTGGCTCTGATCATCGGCGGCGTCCTAGCCTTCCTCCTGGCCCGCAGCATCATCAGACCAATCGCCGGTATGACCATGGCCATGAAGCGTCTGGCCGCCGGCGACAATGCCGTGGATGTGCCCTCGCGCGCGGCCACCGACGAGATGGGTGAGATGGCACAGGCCGTCGAGGTGTTCCGCCAGAACGCCATCGCGCGGGCCGAACTGGAGGCCGCACAGGTCGCCGAGCAGTCGGCGCGGCAGCGCCGGGCCGATCGCGTTGACGCCCTGATCAAGTCCTTCCAGCAGAAGGTTGCGAGCTCCCTGGAGATCGTCACCTCGGCTGCAACCGAGCTCGATGCCACTGCCCGCTCGATGACCCAGGTCGCCGATAACACCAACAGCCAAGCCGTGGCCTCAAGCGCGGCCGCGGAGGAGACCTCGGTCAACGTGCAGACGGTGGCGGCCGCCGCCGAGGAGATGGTTTCCTCGCTTCAGGAGATCGAGCGACAGGTGGTTCGCTCCAACGAGGTCGCCGCCAGCGCGGCGCACGAGGCGGAAGCAACTGGCGCGGCGATGGCCGATTTGGGGGCGGCAGCAGAGCAGATCGGCGCAGCCGTGACGACGATTTCGTCGATCGCAGGTCAGACCAACCTTCTGGCGCTGAACGCCACGATCGAGGCCGCGCGTGCGGGGGACGCGGGGCGCGGCTTCGCAGTCGTCGCCGCCGAGGTCAAGGAGTTGGCCGGCCAGACGGCGCGTGCGACCGAGGAGATCGGTGGTCAGATCGCCGCGATCCAGGGCGCGACTTGCCGTGCGACGGAGGCCATCCAGGGGATTGGCCGGACGATCGCATCGATCAACGAGATCGCCGGCATGATCGCCTCGACTGTGGTCGAGCAGACGGCAGCGACGGGTGAGATCTCGCGCAACGCCAGCGAAGCGGCGCGCGGCACGCAGGACGTATCGGCCAACGTCGCGCGTGTTCTGACCTCGACGGGTGAGACCGGCAGCGCAGCGACACAAGTGCTGAGCGCGGCGGCCGAACTCGCCACACAATCGCTGAGCGTCAAGCAGGAGGTCGATGCCTTCCTTCTCGACATCCAGGCGGCGTGAGGCGTCGATGGCAGATATCTACGTCTTGCCGAGCATCCTGGACCAGAACGGAGTCCAGCACCTCGTCGCTGCCCTGAAGGCTGAGATGACATCGGGACGCGATCTCGGTCCGCGCGGTCCCCAGATGCAGGCCATTGGTCATTCACTCGAACAGTCGAGCCTTCAGCTTCGCCGTGAGTTAGAAAGCTTCGTGCTCGAACCCCTTGCTAGCAATCCAAATTTGACGAAGGCCTATTCCGACATGATGGTCTTGCGAGAGGAGTTGCTGCAGCTCGCTGAGGCCTTCGCAGAGCTCGGTTTGGTAGCGAAGGCATACGCAGCCTAAGTCCCCCATTGCCTGCATGTCGCACCAATTAAGCCCGCCCGGATCGCCGTGGCGGGTTTTCTCTATCCGGAATAGCTCTGGGGTTGCCGTAGATGTTTACCCTCCTGGCACTACAATATAACCAGTGGCGCTTGAGCTAGCAAACGGATCGATGCGGGCGGAATCTTTTGATCAATGCGGCAAATACTATATTTCGCGTCATTATATCAGGGCTTTATCCTGCTCGGGTTCATGAGCGGGTGCTGTAGCTATGTCAGCTTTGATGCCTTTCTCCTCAGGAGCGGACGGGCAGCAAACCACCCATCGCGGACATCCCCATGACCAAACAGATCAAGCCCAGGCCCTGAGGCGATTTGGCTTGGTTGGACTGGGCGGTAAAAGAGGCTCTGCATATGTCTACGCTGCATCTTCAGATCCGATGGCCGTCCGCTCTGTCGCCACGTCTATCGGGTGGCCGGCTTTGGCGAACCGGTTCTGACCGCACAACGCTACCATCTCGGGGCGGCGGAAATAGATCGGTCGGCCGCAGCGGATCGGGGCGATACCGGCCACGAACAGGAGCTGCTCATCCCGGCGCATGACCGACATGATCTCATCCGGGAAGATCAGCGGGCGCTTCTGCAGCGCGGTCGAGGCCGACACGCTGACACCGCCCCCGCCTTTTCCGCCGCCCGAACGAGCTTGCTGGCTGAAGGACACGATATTCTGCGTATAGGACCCGCAACGCTCAGACAGCCACTTGGCCGTGTCGAGGTCAGAGATCGCGCTGAAGGACTGCCAGGACGTCGACTCCAGCCACGCCGACAGCGCGTCCTTTCCGCCCCATTGATCGCGCAGCTGACCGATCGATTGGTACACCATCACCATGGTGATGCCGTACTTCCGGCCGGCATCCCGGGCCGTCTCGATGATCTTCATGTGGCCGAGGCGGGCCGCCTCGTCCATCAGGAATGCGACCCGTTCCCTGACCCTGCCGTCGGCGTTGTAGAGGGCATTCAGCAGGGCGCCGAAGATCACCCGGGCCAGGCCGGAGTGGTTATCGAGGGTCTTGATGTCGAGGCAGACGAAGACATCCATGTCGCTCGTCGCCAGGTCCTGGCTGGAAAAGGATCCGCCCGAAACGAGGCCGGCATAGCGCGCATAGGACAGCCAGTCGGTCATCTCCGAGGCCGTGGAATAGATGCCCGAGAACGTCGTCTCTGTCATGGCCATGAACGGACCGAGCGCCAGCCGTGCGAATGAGCCTTCCTCCTCGGCATCGACGATTTCGCGCAGCCGCGCCCGAAAGCGCGGCTCGTCATCGGAAATCATCTCCCGCATGGCGCGCAAGGTCCGCGGACCCTCATAGGATGCGTTGAGGCAGATGTATCCGAGCAGCCCCCGCAGGAGCTGCTGGGCGGAGTTGCGGAAGAACGAATTCGGATCGTCGCGCGTCACCTTTCCGGTCGTCATCCAGGATGTGACGGCGGCGATATCCTCCTCGGGACTTCCCAAGCCCGTGCCGATCCAGTCGAGCACGTTGAAGCCGCTGTTCTCCTCGTTGGGATCGATCCGGATCACCTTGCGTTCGACGCCCGGCTTCATCTTCTCCCGGAACTTGCTGACCATCGGATGCACCTCCAGCGAGGGATCGAGGACGACAGCATTGTGCGGCCAGCGCAGCAGGATCGGCACGACGAAACCGGTGGTCTTGAAGCCACCGGATCCAGCGAAGACGAGGCCGTGGGTCGAACCGAAATTGCAGTTGAAGCCCATCAGCGGACGCTTGCCACCCGAGCCCCACGTCTTGGCATCCGAGGGGTCGAACACCCGGGTTGCCCGATCGTCCAGATCGACCCTGTAGCGCTCTCCGATCGGCATCAGACCGTCCGGCGGAAACAGTTCGGCGACGTGCTTCATCTTCGCCCACTCTGCGTCACCGAAGGCCGCCGAATTCGAGCGCAACGGCCGATCGTAGCCGCGCGCCGTGCGCCGCACCTTCACCAGGGAAACGAGCGGGGCCACGATCACCACGAACAGCGCGAACATGCATCCGCAGAACAGCGGCACGTCGACGAAGTGGAGGATCTGGCCGACGGGATAGGCCGGCGAGAACCGGCTGAGACGACGGACCTCGTCAAATACCGTCCAGCCGATGAGGCCGAGCAGGACCAGGGAGCCGACTCCAGCGACCACCCGGCCGAGGTCGGTCTTTCTCGACAAGCCTGAGGCGCCCATCAAGAAGATCGCCGGCGCCACGATCGTCGCCACCCGGCAGGACCGATAGGCGAGCGTGTAGCCCGGATTATACGGGAAGCACCACAGCATCCAAGGCCAGATGACTAGGAGCATGACGAGGTAGATCGCGAGGATTGCGGCCGCGATCGCCGCAGCAGCCCACCACTTCATTCCCGGAATGCCTTTTCTCCGAGCCGCACGAAATGCTCGGCGGTGTCGGGATCCCGGGCACGCTCCTTTCCATCCAAGAGCAGGCCGAGAAGCTGATCGCGTGGCATGGCGGCAAGTCCTGCCTTCACGATCAGACCGCCGAGCTGGATCTTGAGGTGCGCGTCGGTGCGCCGCTCGTCACGCCGCGCGTTCACGAGCTGTCTTTCCAACCGCCGCAGGCGCCGGATCAGTCGCTGCCTCGGCGTCGCTCGCGTCCGTCGAGGAGCTTCCGGGATCGCCGATCCCGTCAGCTTCGCTTCCTTCTCCTTGGGACTCCTCTCCGGTCTGTTGTGGCTCGGCAGCGGCCTGCTGGCGAAATCGCGTCGCCAGGATTTCGAACTCGGCCATCAACGAGGCTTCAGGAATATCCAGCGTGGCGAGACCGGACCTGAGGGCGAGGCGCCCGATCCGCTCGGCCTGTGCCTTGTCGTGCTCTTTCAATTTCTCCTGGAGAGCGGCGATCTCCTTGAGGATCGTCTTACGGGATTGCAGCCTTGCCATGTCGTGCAGGATTCCATGACCACGGGAAGAATGTGCGATCACAGGATAGCAAGCGTCCCGCCCGATGCGAAGTGATCTGCTACGTGGATCGTTCAAATATTCTGCATCTCTCAAAGATTTGGTGGCAGCCGGCCGCACCATCTGACAGCTTGCCGTTGCATCGAGCGAATTGATTTTGTGTGGATTTCTGGCCCGATAGGGATCGAGTCTATGCAGATCTACGGCGCATAGTGCCTCTGCGTGATCCCGGAGCTTTGGCGAAGGGCGCACTTATGGGGAAATTCTTGATTTCCCCGCTGGCAGTGCTATCCAAGCCCTCGGGGGCGGGCTTGGCGATCTACCATCTCAGCGCGCAGATCATCAGCAGAGCCGAGGGCCGAAGCGCCGTCGCCGCGGCCGCATATCGGCGCGCCACCGAACTGACCTGCGCGGCCACCGGTCAGGTGTTCGACTACGGCGCCAAGGAGCATGTCACCCACGCCGAGCTTAGCCTGCCGGCCGAGGTCCCCGCCTGGTTCCGTACGGCCATCGACGGCCGCGACGATCGCGGTGCCTCCGAGGTGTTGTGGAACGCGGTCGAGGCCAAGGAGGGCCTGAAGGGCACCGGCCTCGCGATGGAGATGAACATCGCTCTGCCGGCGGAACTCACTCGCGAGCAGGCCCTTGCGCTCGCTCGGGACTGGATCGAGAGCCAAGTCACCGCCAAGGGCTTCGTGGCCGATTGGGCCGTACACGAGGCTGCCGGCAACCCACATTTCCACGTCATGATCCCGCTGCGACGGATGACCGAACAGGGCTTCGCGGCGAAGTTCGAATTGCTGCGCGACGCGGCCGGCAACGTCGTCTACCGGGATGACGGCAAGCCCCGCTACGAGCGGATGGCTGCACCGATGAAGGAACTCGCCGGCTGGCGGCGGAGCTGGGCCGAGACGGCCAATCGCCACCTCGCGGAGGCGGGTCTGGAGGTCCGGATCGATCACCGCTCGCACGCGGAAGCCGGCATCGCGCTGGAGCCGACCGGGCATGTCGGCGTCACCGCCACCAACATGGCGGTGAACGGAAAGGAAGCCGCCCGCGTCACCGAGGAGCGGGCTTTGCGCGCTCGCAACGCCGCGGCGATCGTGGCCGATCCGGGCCTGCTGCTGCCGATCCTGACGCGCGAGAAGAGCGTGTTCGAGGAGCGCGACATCGCCCGAGCGGTGTTCCGCTACGTCGACGATCCGGCGACCTTCGAGGCGGTGCGACTGCGGCTGGGAACGTCGCCGGAGCTGGTGGCGGTCTGCCCCGAGGTGATCGACCCGGAGACTGAGCGGGTGATCGCGCAGGCCCGGTTCACGACGCGCACGATGTTGCGCACGGAACTGGCCATGCAGGCGGGTGCCGCGCGGCTCTGGACCGAGCACTCCCACGTGGTCGGACAGGCCGCCCTGAATGCCGCCCTCGCCGCACGCCCGAGCCTGTCGGAGGCGCAGCGCGAGGCGGTCGTTCATGTCACCGGCCGGGAGCGGATCGCGGCG from Methylobacterium radiotolerans JCM 2831 encodes:
- a CDS encoding methyl-accepting chemotaxis protein, translating into MVVVAALGGVAHYQLGRVTDQYEERGRYEAIARNVYTVNILAAQLKGDAENYRLAPKPEQVAPMEAARHEIEEAGSKLARSAISEERRKIYLGINEDARAMKPELERLAAAGVTLKEAKDKLFTGGDDLTRATATLVSDVRSQADEATLSRAQTVESAMLLVRVANWRFLATFDPKGPATFATNVEKAEKAMKALRNADGSAPFQTQMKAVDVALAAYATNFRATVAAMATSNKAFDTGIKPHTDAIDQAAIGVRGMIKLAVEEITDATAASVAGARLIQMSLLGLALIIGGVLAFLLARSIIRPIAGMTMAMKRLAAGDNAVDVPSRAATDEMGEMAQAVEVFRQNAIARAELEAAQVAEQSARQRRADRVDALIKSFQQKVASSLEIVTSAATELDATARSMTQVADNTNSQAVASSAAAEETSVNVQTVAAAAEEMVSSLQEIERQVVRSNEVAASAAHEAEATGAAMADLGAAAEQIGAAVTTISSIAGQTNLLALNATIEAARAGDAGRGFAVVAAEVKELAGQTARATEEIGGQIAAIQGATCRATEAIQGIGRTIASINEIAGMIASTVVEQTAATGEISRNASEAARGTQDVSANVARVLTSTGETGSAATQVLSAAAELATQSLSVKQEVDAFLLDIQAA
- a CDS encoding conjugal transfer protein TraG, with translation MKWWAAAAIAAAILAIYLVMLLVIWPWMLWCFPYNPGYTLAYRSCRVATIVAPAIFLMGASGLSRKTDLGRVVAGVGSLVLLGLIGWTVFDEVRRLSRFSPAYPVGQILHFVDVPLFCGCMFALFVVIVAPLVSLVKVRRTARGYDRPLRSNSAAFGDAEWAKMKHVAELFPPDGLMPIGERYRVDLDDRATRVFDPSDAKTWGSGGKRPLMGFNCNFGSTHGLVFAGSGGFKTTGFVVPILLRWPHNAVVLDPSLEVHPMVSKFREKMKPGVERKVIRIDPNEENSGFNVLDWIGTGLGSPEEDIAAVTSWMTTGKVTRDDPNSFFRNSAQQLLRGLLGYICLNASYEGPRTLRAMREMISDDEPRFRARLREIVDAEEEGSFARLALGPFMAMTETTFSGIYSTASEMTDWLSYARYAGLVSGGSFSSQDLATSDMDVFVCLDIKTLDNHSGLARVIFGALLNALYNADGRVRERVAFLMDEAARLGHMKIIETARDAGRKYGITMVMVYQSIGQLRDQWGGKDALSAWLESTSWQSFSAISDLDTAKWLSERCGSYTQNIVSFSQQARSGGGKGGGGVSVSASTALQKRPLIFPDEIMSVMRRDEQLLFVAGIAPIRCGRPIYFRRPEMVALCGQNRFAKAGHPIDVATERTAIGSEDAA
- a CDS encoding conjugal transfer protein TraD, with product MNARRDERRTDAHLKIQLGGLIVKAGLAAMPRDQLLGLLLDGKERARDPDTAEHFVRLGEKAFRE
- a CDS encoding TraC family protein — its product is MARLQSRKTILKEIAALQEKLKEHDKAQAERIGRLALRSGLATLDIPEASLMAEFEILATRFRQQAAAEPQQTGEESQGEGSEADGIGDPGSSSTDASDAEAATDPAPAAVGKTARERAA